A region of the Silene latifolia isolate original U9 population chromosome 9, ASM4854445v1, whole genome shotgun sequence genome:
TTGGGCTTTTTCTAGAGAGAGGTGAGAAGTTTTTTGGAAGAGAGATCCTCTAGGAAACTAAAGATGAATTAGAAGAGTGCTTTTGGATCATACAAAACACAAAATCTCCAACTTACACATAAAGCTGACCCACATTGTTGTACTCCTTCCGTTCCGGTGATTTGTTATCTATTACTTCTTACTTTTTACACAAAAACCAAAGAAAAGAGTAAAGATGGTGAAAATTAATCATAAAATAAGTATCTCTGTACATGCTCACCTGTGTATTTCAAGTTTTCACTTGTCTAAAACTTACTAAATttagaaatagataacaattgttTGATATATCATAAaatagaaatagataacaattgaccgggaccgACGGAGTAGTAAATAAGAATGTTCATCTCAATTTCCAGCATTAGCTTAccaaataatgaaaataaatacGGAATAACAAATAACTAATACCCCCAGAAAGAAAATTACTCGTAACTAACTATTGGTCGGTAGTTGGAACCATGAACATACTAATCCCGTTCTTTCTAACTTAATCAGCTCATTTTATTAATTCGGTTTAGCTCAggttcattcagttcaattcagttgattgatctcttcacaaattaactcttactgtagctctattcagttcagttcagttcaacttttACATTCAATTTAGTTCAATCCAGCTTCTATCAACCGAAAaaaacaaaacctaaaaccatacTATAAAATTAGATCTAACGTTCAATTAAACCAACGGTTTAGTAATTGTCAAATTGTCATATCCACTTTTTGTTAAGGAAAACATGTGATATATACAACTTATTCCTTACACAATTTTTTACCAATTATGACAAAAAGTATAGGAAGTTGAAAAAAGAAATATAGACATAGACATGCTCCACGTAAAGCCGTACCATACTATTACAAACAAATGGCTATTATTTCACGACATGTCAACTTTCATATATTGTTAGGTTCGTATTTATTTTCAACCCACATTATCGTTATCTCATTACTTATTTccttctttttatttttatttatttttcttcaaATTAAATGTTAATAGTTACTACTCCTACTACTCTCTCCTTTTAATTATCTTCCCAAATATATAATTAACTCAATCTTTGAGACAttcaaagatggagtttcatcCAATGGGTTCATGCCGTTTGTTAGTTCCGACATCTTAACTTTATCAACTATTTTTGCTCGTGCTGAAAAGGTAATTTGACATCTCACGACATCTTTCCTTTTTACCATGATTTCAACCAGCAAACTTATGACGCGTCAAAAGTAAGAATTTAAGTAAGGTTATAGGCTAATGATGAATAGCTAGTAGGAGCAATTTTTCTGTAGTGTAAGAATGATATTATTCCTATCTCTTATActatgtactccctcctattcattcattttgtccctctttccttatcgaagctagtcggatttttgtccctctttcctttttgggtaacttttgtgtggtccaaatttaattacatgtggggtagagtggaatagagtgttttgtgtggtccaaaatcattttcttaattcttgtgcaaaatagaagggggacaaaatgaatgaataggagggagtactttgTACCTACAAGTTTCATATTCTCAATTTCCGGTCTACCCAAATGTCGTAAATATTTGTTCTTTTTGTCACACGGTAAACATGGCATAAGATGATATGTACGACCCTCATATCTCGTTCTAGGAAAGTGTCGGTTTACTTAAAAACTAGTAGTACAGTAATTATTATGAAATTCATGTGTATGTGAATTATGATAATAATTGCAAAGTTCATGTCAAACTCGTACCAACTTCATGATGATGATAGTAATTAGTAAGTCTTGTACTAGATTATTTTACAGTTAGCCGGTCCCAATTACGGAGtaaaattttattaatattttttcatATAATTATTACTCCGTACACAAGTAGTTATATGTGAATGTGATGCAGTCTCGTAAAAAATAAGTGATTGTAGCTTAGAGTATATGTCTtccaaaattataaaaattttccTTTGGAATAATATTGTATGTTGAGGAATTTTTGTTCATAACATTTGACAGGAAATAAAGAATTCGGTATTTCAATCAATATTTTAATATCATAATAGTTACGGAGTACTAGGCAAAATTGTACAAATGGAGGGATCAAGTAATGCTACGAAGTGGATGGCATTTGAACCGAACAAGGCATCATCTACAAATAATGGAGGAACGTCTGATAATAGTACTactcataccaacaaagtgaacaGTGAAATCGAAAGCGAAGCAGTCATGGCCCAGAGAGCAGCAGAATGGGGGCTTGCACTAATTACAGAAGAAGTGGCAGGGTCATCAACCTCGAACGTAGTTGTTCGGAGTTCAGGAAACGGTGATAGATGGAGGAATTCATCGGAGTTGTTCTCGACGAGAACTTCCGAGGAATCAAACTCAGGTCAATCGGATCGGTTTCCGAGGGTGTCTCAAGAGTTGAAGGAAGCATTAGCTACTTTGCAACAAACATTTGTGGTGTCGGATGCTACAAAGCCAGATTGTCCGATTATGTATGCGAGTAGTGGCTTCTTTACTATGACTGGTTACTCTTCCAAAGAGGTTATCGGGCGTAATTGGTAAGCATGTCTTAAACTTCTGTGACTTCCCCAACATCTACAGATTATGTCTATCTAAAAGCTAAAATTGTAAAAAaaacgtatgtgaaagagtaaaatccgtatgtgaaaaagcaaatccaaaggaaaaagaaaagaaaatagtgTTACGAGAGGAGCGGCAGCACTATTTATGATAAAACGTTGTAAAATAGGAGTAATTATGTAAATTAATTAATGGTTTCAATGTAATTCTCTTATAAAACAAGTTTACGATAAAAAAACGTTTGTTAAATCATTGATAAAGTACTATGATATCCTTGTTAGCTAATCATGATTCATGATAGTGGAGATTATTAGAGGGAAGGTAATTAAGTGAATTATAATTAATGTTTTTACAATGGGTAATAACCTGTGTAAAAATGTTTTATAGagaaattatatattactatatcaGATGCGaaatttattttttctttttaatttacAACGATTCGAATTAATTCAAAGTAAAACGAAAATGTGAGTTTAAAGTGGAGAAACAACATTTCATTCCTAAAAGATTAATTTGAGATTTCTAAAGTAATGGGTATTTGTAGTTTTTTTATTGTCACAATGAGTAAACCAACATTTGAGTCGGGTAGGAGTACGAGTAGGAGTATAACTGTATAAGGGTATTCTCCTCGTAAGTTTTTTATTTTAACACTTTTAAAATGAGTTTTACtaattgtgatttttttttttaaataaaaagaGAATTTTTTTACGAATGAAAAGTTATACATATCTAATATTATAAATTATTTtcaccaaaataaaaaaaaaaaaaagtgaacatGATTTATAATAATTAGGAATTTTAGTATTAATAAATGATCAATAATTGtgacttttaataataataaaatatttaatTCAGTAAATTTCattcttaaaaataagatatgTGATTAATTGCAAATTAAAGAGAAATTTATGAAATTAATTTGATACATTTATAAGTTAAAAGGGTGTAATTACACATAGTAtcaaactagtgtagatcccacGCAAATGTgcggtaaatataggccttttaatttttaCTGTATTAGTTGtaaattttagatttatatctcacgaatttttataaaaaaataattaatattaaaattaatcaaaagaattgaataattctgcgaattgtgttttttatgaaataTTTTAACTATCtcaaattattttaataaattctTTTTTCGTTACGAAGTTAATAATATATAGAAGATACAGTTtatatgtatagattattttaaatggaaaattagtttaataaatgaaaatctaatttgtttccatatataagtttgaacactttgaaagggaaattttatagaagttttctcttagtatatagaagaatttatactttttaaatttgcacctcattaatatttatcagttcactctATTGTATTTTTATATGAAACGAAAAAATTGAAAATGGAAAGCTAATAAAAAAATGTAAGTTGTGATTTTTTTTAGTGCATTTGTTTTGTCACGAAactaatagtaagcatgtgtcaagttatattttaaatggaaaattagtttaataaatgaaaatctaattttttTTCCATATATAAGCTTGGGCACTTTGGAGGGGAAACTTTAGAGAAGTTTTCTCTTAGTATATGAGAGGATTTATACTTTAAAATTTATATCTCTTtttttcattaatatttatcagttcattccattgtattttgatatgaaacaaaaaaattgaaaatggaaaactaataaaaaaatttatttaagttgtgattttttttaattcatttgtttttttttgtcacgaagctaatagtaagaATGTGTCAAGTTATATATTCTCTTCAGTAATAGTTATTGCATTACtaaaaaatttagcaacttatagtttataatttaatatcaattttattttattttaatgaaaaacagcataattatgaatttatttaaaaaattagagtttatttataagagtatacggagtattattgaagatataataatgtaataaaagaaaattttacttattactccctccgtcccggtcatttgttgtcctttggttttggcacaaagacaaggaaagaggagagggccaatagctaaatgacaagtggaacaaattgagtgtgaatgatcaaattactcatcaagttcattcttaaaatagaaaggacaacaaatgactgagacaccccaaaatggaaaagaacaacaaataaccgggacaaAGAGAGTACATTATTTAGCTAATGTTTTTTTGAGAAAAAACTAAAGAGAATATTTTATTCTCTCAGTAGTAAGGGGATGTATAGAGTTGATTTGCTATATATTTCCGTTAACCCCACGCCAGCCTCCGACTCAAATTCCCAAAAAGACACTCCGTCGTAAGTAGCTGCATGTCCCTTGCCGTATCAATTAATTCAATTGGAAAACACCAAACCTCGCATTTCGCCATGAAAGAGCAACACTTTTTCAAGTGTTTATCTGCATTTATTCTCACTTAATTGGTAGATTAAAGCTGACATCTTTCTTACCAAAAATGGGTAACTTTGATGTACATGTTTGCAgtaaattaatgtaatttttgttGGGTTTGCAGCCGATTTCTGCAGGGACCAGAAACAGACCAAAAGGAGGTGGATAAGATAAGACATGCAGTAAAAACAGGAACAAGTTACTGTGGAAGACTGTTAAATTTCAAGAAGAATGGAACTCCTTTTTGGAACCTTCTTACTGTTACTCCTATTAAGGATGATCAGGGTCGTACCATCAAATTTATTGGGTACCCTTTTTTACTCTCCTCTTTTAATAAAATGGGTTAATTCTATTTTTCATTATTGATGCTTAAGTTTCTGGCTTTATTGGTTTTAGTAGCCACATGCCTCTTTGTGTTGTGTACATCGGAAAACCCCCTTACTCCACAATTTGCGGGAGCAATTGAGTtattggggtaatgttgttgttgtattgtttaGTCTGATGTTAGCGGGCTTCATTTTGGTTAATGAACCTCCTTTCAACATAATTGCTTGTTCTTAATGGTGTACATTGTGGAGCAATCCCAAATAAGGTTCTAGATTCGTTAGCTCTATGTTATACTTGTAGAGGTGGTTGTACCTCGACAAAAGAACAATGTCGGTAACATGGTGTTGCATGAACACAACCCTTGGCTTGTGTGGAGAACACAACATAATTGCATAATGAATAATACGGATGTACTATAATGAAAAGAACAATGTCGGTAACATGGTGTTGCATCATTATGTATTTCACGACAAAAGAAGCGCGGAGAGTTTAGTGAGTCATACAACCAAAAAATAGGAAGTATTTCGCTTTTATTTATGCAGCAACATGAGGAGTTTTTGTTGCGCCTCATTGGGAAAATATAAACATTAGTGATCAAGTTGTATCTTACTACCTATTGAATGATTGGATTGACATTGAAGGATGTTTGCCTTATTCATCTCTAGTAAGAGTATGAGGATGAGGTTCAGCTAGAGGGCGGTGATGGATATGTTaagttctttattgtctattgcCTACGGAGTAAAAGGTCGATACTTGAGAGAGAGATCAGTATAGTGGTACAGAGAAACATGGGCTCAGTGAAGAACTTATTTTCAATAAACTTAATAGGGAGTACATTCAAATTTGGGAAGGGATAGGTGAGGAATGTTGCCGTTCTTGGTCTGTGTTTGCTGTCAAATTTCTATGTTCCTTCCCATTAACATCGGTCAATTTTAAATATAGCATGTTGCTTTATCTGAAATTGGTTTACCACTGTAGTATGCAGGTTGAGGTTAGTAAATACACAGAAGGAATAGTTGACAAGGCATTGCGTCCTAATGGTTTGCCTCAGTCATTGATTCGTTATGATGGTACGCAGTTTCCAGCAGACTTCATGATGACTCTTAGCTATTGATGACGTTAATGATGTATTTTCATAATATGATGCGGTAAACTATATGATGCAGCTCGTCAGAAAGAGAAGGCTATGGGGTCAATAGTAGAAGTTGTTCAAACTGTAAAGCATCCACGCTCACATATTCAACCTGCAAATAACAACAATGCTGTCATTCCGTATGAGCAGGGAAAGTTGGATGTCGACTACACGCTACCAAACTCTGCAAACATTGACTATATGACCGCTGCTGGCAGGCAGACTCCTCAAAATGATGCTAAAATTGACACTCCTACCAGAGATCTTGACCAAAGCTCTCGAAAATCAACTCGTGTGTCTTTGGTGGGGTGAGTCTATTAACTTGATACCTTTCCTCTCTCTTCACTGCAGAATTCAGATTAGGAAAACCATGCAGTGACTTGGTTAGATTAGCTCGGACATAAATCTCATTGATGCCCATAAGGATTTAGGATTATTTAAGGATATTCTTGCCTATAAATTCTGTTCATTGAAAGCATAATTTTTTTTCCCTATTTTGTAGGCGTAAGAAGTCTACCATGAAGCATGAACGACAACCAAGCCTTGAGCCAGAAGAACTGATGACAAAAGAAATAGCTCGTGTTGACAGCTGGGACCGTACTGAAAGAGAAAGAGACATACGTCAAGGAATCGACCTAGCAACTACCTTAGAGCGTATTGAGAAGAATTTTGTGATTACTGATCCCAGGCTTCCAGATAATCCAATTGTATGTTAAGATAAAAGGAAAATAACTTATAAACTAGTAATACTAAAGACTGCCGTCTTTGTTGAGCCAAGTCAAATTTGAGTGTTGCTTGTATTATCTGGACTTCTATATCTCATAGATTTGTAAATTTTTTGTTCAATACGGTGTTGTCGTGAGTCTGAGTATGAATTTTATGAAGTTCTTAGTGTCAGAACCTGGCAGTAAACTGACAACAGCCAACTCCGGTGTATTTTGCAGATATTTGCTTCTGACAGCTTTCTGGAACTGACAGAGTTCACAAGAGAAGAAATTTTGGGAAGAAACTGTCGGTATAAATCACTTGTAGGCCTTATATTCTTTTTCTACCATTTTGAATATTATTTGAAGATCTGTCTTCTCAGATTACGAACATTTGCCTCCATTTGGGCCTTTACTTTGGTTGTTTGAACGTAAAGCATCCATATGTTATAGTTATTGAGCTCATGACATAAGAATATAAGATAAGGCAGTGAATATGAAAATCATGATCATTTAGCAATCTAGCATCATTAACCGCACGTAGGATTTGCAGCTGCATGCCTTCTTATTCTCTTTGCCCCTCTATAACTGTTGCAAATGTGGACGAAGCAGAACTGTAGCAACTACGCCATTTTATTAATTCAAAGGGTGCCACTATGGGAAACCTTCTGTCTTATGCGTAAATGTGTCACTTCACTCTTTAACATGTCCATTATTTTTTTCATCTGATGATTTTGTTTATGTGATTATTTGTCTTCTTATTTTATTAACATTTCTTTAATTGCAGGTTTCTCCAGGGACCAGAAACTGATCAAGCGACTGTCCAGAAAATTAGAGATGCTATTAAGGACCAGCGGGAGATAACTGTTCAGTTAATTAATTATACTAAAAGTGGTAAGCAAAGTGGCTCACCAAACTAGCTACGCTTTTCTTTTATCTTGAAGTAGCAATCGTTTGATGCAGCTGTTGACGTAGTTTCCACTGTGGGTCATTCTAGAatgatcttttttttttgttgacaCGGGTACTTTGTATGGCCATCATGATTGTGCTTTTGTCAATAAACTAGGTTAACTTGTTAATGCAAAGCTCTATATATGCCCTATGCCCTTATGGATTggatatacggagtattatttttcaTCTCCAGCCCATTATCAACctgttatttaatttttttcaGGAAAGAAGTTTTGGAATTTGTTTCATTTGCAACCCATGCGAGATCAGAAGGTACATTCTCTAGATTGATGCTCAGTTATATAGCGCGTACCTACGATCACTATACAAATTTAATCAAAAGCAGACAATCGCGTAATTTGTCATCCTAGACTTGGATACATTGGGGAGTAGTTTAGCAACAGATATTTATTCCACAACATCACTCGTGCCTTGTCTCTTATGGGTGTCCAGGGAGAGCTGCAATACTTTATAGGTGTGCAACTGGATGGAAGTGATCATATAGAGCCATTACGTAATCGTTTATCGGAGAGAACAGAACAGAAAAGTGCTAAGCTGGTATGTGGTctcttttataattttatttcaaattctTATCTTCTAGTTTAGTTTTTTCTCTAGTGTGAACTTTAAAATTGGCGCATGTCAGTTTTCATGTAATGGGATTTTGATCCCTGAGCGTGAATCTCAAACGTTAAAATACTACAAGCATTTATTGAATGAAGTGGCCGATCTTACATAAAAATTCTGAAGGAAGTCTCTGAATTATGTTTGCTTCCTCTCTTATATTGCTCTTAGCTTGGTGGTTATTTTTGCGTGTTTTAGCAAGTATACTGTCACAATTGACAGTATTCGCATGTAACTTCTATCTGAAAAGTGCTTTCTTTATCTGAAATTAAGAGCCATCTGTTTTAATTTGTTTCCTACAATTCAGGTCAAAGCTACTGCAGAAAATGTTAATGAAGCTGTTCGAGAACTTCCCGATGCCAACTCGGTAAGGTATCTCTTCTTGTCTGATTTTTTTCTCCAAATAGTTGCATTTGCATTCTGACCTGGACACGTTTCTTTGTAATTCGAATTATTCGACTTACCTCAAACTAATCCCATtaatttaaaacattattttacaGAGACCTGAGGATTTGTGGGCAATTCATTCAGAGCCTGTTTATCCGAAGCCTCACAGTAGAGGTTCTCGTGCATGGGCAGCAATACAAAAGGTTTAATTTCTCCTATATGTAGATACATGATCTCCTTGTTCTTTGTTTAGAAAGAGGGATGAAGTCGTGATTTCTGTTTGAAAATTGCGCGACCGAACCCAAACCATGCAACCGTGATAATAATTATCCTTGACATATCTAATGTCACAAtttttttatttgattgacaCTTCGTTTCTTCTGGCATTTAGATTACCGCTTCTGGGGAAAAAATTTGCCTGGATCATTTTAAGCCCATAAGACCGCTGGGTTGTGGTGATACTGGCAGGTATGACTATCACCTTGATCACTTGtaccgttttttttttcaatagttTGTGCAAAAGAATAACCAATATTTACTTAAGAGTTGTGTGTATATACAAAGATACTATATTTCTTTTGCACTTCGCTTCTTTTGTTTGTTGGGTTTATTTAGAGTTTTATCGTACAATGCCACCAACATCTAGCTGTAGTTTACTGGACATTTTAGCTTTTTGCAGTGTTCATTTGGTGGAGCTGAAAGGCACAGGAGAATTGTTTGCTATGAAGGCGATGGAAAA
Encoded here:
- the LOC141599445 gene encoding phototropin-2 isoform X1, translating into MEGSSNATKWMAFEPNKASSTNNGGTSDNSTTHTNKVNSEIESEAVMAQRAAEWGLALITEEVAGSSTSNVVVRSSGNGDRWRNSSELFSTRTSEESNSGQSDRFPRVSQELKEALATLQQTFVVSDATKPDCPIMYASSGFFTMTGYSSKEVIGRNCRFLQGPETDQKEVDKIRHAVKTGTSYCGRLLNFKKNGTPFWNLLTVTPIKDDQGRTIKFIGMQVEVSKYTEGIVDKALRPNGLPQSLIRYDARQKEKAMGSIVEVVQTVKHPRSHIQPANNNNAVIPYEQGKLDVDYTLPNSANIDYMTAAGRQTPQNDAKIDTPTRDLDQSSRKSTRVSLVGRKKSTMKHERQPSLEPEELMTKEIARVDSWDRTERERDIRQGIDLATTLERIEKNFVITDPRLPDNPIIFASDSFLELTEFTREEILGRNCRFLQGPETDQATVQKIRDAIKDQREITVQLINYTKSGKKFWNLFHLQPMRDQKGELQYFIGVQLDGSDHIEPLRNRLSERTEQKSAKLVKATAENVNEAVRELPDANSRPEDLWAIHSEPVYPKPHSRGSRAWAAIQKITASGEKICLDHFKPIRPLGCGDTGSVHLVELKGTGELFAMKAMEKSVMLNRNKVHRACIEREVIAYLDHPFLPTLYASFQTSTHVCLITDFCPGGELFGLLDKQPMKIFKEESARFYAAEVVIGLEYVHCLGIIYRDLKPENILLQKNGHIVLADFDLSFLTACKPQVLKPPQLKKRRSRSQPPPIFVAEPVTQSNSFVGTEEYIAPEIITGAGHSSAIDWWALGILLYEMLYGRTPFRGKNRQKTFANILHKDLTFPSSIPVSLAARQLIHALLHRDPASRLGSKGGANEIKEHPFFRGINWPLIRCMSAPELDVPIQFIEKDPNAKEINWDDDGVLDAPMDMF
- the LOC141599445 gene encoding phototropin-2 isoform X2, encoding MQVEVSKYTEGIVDKALRPNGLPQSLIRYDARQKEKAMGSIVEVVQTVKHPRSHIQPANNNNAVIPYEQGKLDVDYTLPNSANIDYMTAAGRQTPQNDAKIDTPTRDLDQSSRKSTRVSLVGRKKSTMKHERQPSLEPEELMTKEIARVDSWDRTERERDIRQGIDLATTLERIEKNFVITDPRLPDNPIIFASDSFLELTEFTREEILGRNCRFLQGPETDQATVQKIRDAIKDQREITVQLINYTKSGKKFWNLFHLQPMRDQKGELQYFIGVQLDGSDHIEPLRNRLSERTEQKSAKLVKATAENVNEAVRELPDANSRPEDLWAIHSEPVYPKPHSRGSRAWAAIQKITASGEKICLDHFKPIRPLGCGDTGSVHLVELKGTGELFAMKAMEKSVMLNRNKVHRACIEREVIAYLDHPFLPTLYASFQTSTHVCLITDFCPGGELFGLLDKQPMKIFKEESARFYAAEVVIGLEYVHCLGIIYRDLKPENILLQKNGHIVLADFDLSFLTACKPQVLKPPQLKKRRSRSQPPPIFVAEPVTQSNSFVGTEEYIAPEIITGAGHSSAIDWWALGILLYEMLYGRTPFRGKNRQKTFANILHKDLTFPSSIPVSLAARQLIHALLHRDPASRLGSKGGANEIKEHPFFRGINWPLIRCMSAPELDVPIQFIEKDPNAKEINWDDDGVLDAPMDMF